One segment of Drosophila ananassae strain 14024-0371.13 chromosome 3R, ASM1763931v2, whole genome shotgun sequence DNA contains the following:
- the LOC6504198 gene encoding RNA polymerase-associated protein RTF1 homolog encodes MMSNSPKRFRKRLLSPAEDLEDGEIAEVLEAVKIPEVEPFNDGYDDQFMGDAEDRARLQGMNELEREKELYQRSLRREDMQRKWDIRCQLAKERELAVGVEEDAGMKERSLIRRHILDTQRAGNKRANAFERLMAIRNNKITREKWAEPVVDQPEQSVPLKKISKVKLKATDIYSDDSSSSLSDARSRTIEPSPVLSANSSDQSVVTIREQLSRAILTRVQLESLLDKPVFEKTVVDCFVRVNIGSEGSANASRIYQIVGLQQDNKDYQLGGKRTNIVLRLRYGVQERLSLMDVVSNQPVTKYEFYMWSGTWQRDLKALPLLSQIAKKQEDIANAMEYSYTEGDVEKIIQSKRQAAPKRVTSAYKKVCLIMERDQAVGLNDMEKVKRLEKQIQELDGPSGGQLDSAKEPSHSQSQPQLARISAHVPPIYSAPPASKRCHAERPPKADDFQLEQYMRRKYKKSSVVSRSRVEVEAEDWGGEQEEEDDEEPMVPDHQLAAAVTAKPEELKDVQEVMPKVDLHVLHNFKVNLNTSSLIPFSAIFKDPKFGSK; translated from the exons ATG ATGTCCAACTCGCCAAAACGCTTTCGCAAGCGCCTGTTGTCTCCGGCCGAGGACTTGGAAGATGGCGAAATAGCAGAGGTATTAGAAGCCGTGAAAATTCCTGAGGTTGAGCCTTTTAATGATGGCTACGATGATCAGTTCATGGGCGATGCGGAGGACCGCGCACGTCTTCAGGGCATGAACGAACTGGAGAGGGAGAAGGAACTCTACCAGAGGAGCCTGCGACGCGAAGACATGCAGCGCAAGTGGGACATACGCTGCCAACTAGCTAAGGAGCGAGAACTAGCCGTTGGTGTTGAGGAGGATGCTGGTATGAAGGAGCGCTCCCTCATCCGTCGTCACATACTAGATACCCAGCGTGCTGGGAATAAAAGAGCGAATGCCTTTGAACGCTTGATGGCAATTAGAAACAATAAGATAACCAGGGAGAAGTGGGCCGAGCCTGTTGTCGATCAGCCGGAACAGTCTGTGCCGCTAAAGAAGATTTCCAAAGTGAAGCTAAAGGCCACTGATATCTATTCGGACGACTCGTCTAGTAGTCTGAGTGATGCCAGGTCCAGGACGATTGAGCCGAGCCCTGTCCTTAGTGCTAACAGCAGTGACCAGTCCGTGGTCACCATCCGGGAGCAACTGAGCCGGGCCATCTTGACCCGCGTTCAGCTGGAAAGCCTTCTGGACAAGCCTGTCTTTGAGAAGACGGTTGTCGATTGCTTTGTACGTGTCAACATCGGTTCCGAGGGTTCAGCCAACGCCAGCCGCATCTACCAGATAGTCGGTCTGCAGCAGGACAACAAGGACTACCAGCTGGGTGGCAAACGCACCAATATCGTCCTCCGTTTGCGCTACGGCGTCCAGGAGCGCCTTTCGTTAATGGATGTGGTGTCCAATCAGCCAGTTACCAAGTACGAGTTTTATATGTGGAGTGGAACCTGGCAACGCGATCTGAAGGCCTTGCCCCTGCTCTCCCAGATAGCCAAGAAGCAGGAGGACATCGCCAATGCCATGGAGTACTCCTACACGGAGGGTGATGTGGAGAAGATCATCCAGTCCAAGCGCCAAGCCGCCCCGAAGCGTGTTACTTCGGCCTATAAGAAAGTGTGTCTGATCATGGAACGTGACCAGGCTGTGGGTCTAAACGACATGGAAAAGGTGAAACGCCTCGAAAAACAGATCCAAGAGCTCGACGGCCCGTCTGGTGGTCAGTTGGATAGCGCCAAAGAGCCTTCTCATTCGCAGTCGCAGCCGCAGCTAGCCAGGATTAGCGCCCACGTACCTCCCATTTACTCTGCTCCACCCGCCTCCAAGAGATGCCACGCCGAGCGACCTCCCAAAGCTGACGACTTCCAATTAGAGCAGTATATGCGTCGTAAGTACAAGAAAAGCTCCGTAGTGAGCAGGAGTCGTGTGGAGGTCGAGGCGGAGGACTGGGGcggggagcaggaggaggaggacgatgaGGAGCCAATGGTGCCCGATCATCAGCTAGCTGCGGCTGTGACTGCGAAACCAGAAGAGCTCAAGGACGTCCAGGAGGTGATGCCAAAGGTGGATCTGCACgtcttgcacaatttcaaggtgAACCTTAACACGTCATCCTTAA TCCCCTTTAGTGCGATCTTTAAAGATCCCAAGTTTGGCAGTAAATAA